cgaacgaccatccggtttgggtagcaaccctagatttgtttcgggacaatatcttgtggaaggattaAATAGTATGAAAAAAATCCATAAAAAATTATGCTTTCAATTAAAATGTTTtaatatgttggtaacctgttgtataaaagtgataatgccatCGAAGCCGGTGttgaggatatattggcacggtttgctgGTCCTCGACGAACACCCATgccaaatatacagttgaagtcggaagtttacatacacttaggttagagtcatttaaactcgttattcatccactccacaaattccttgttaacaaactatagttttggcaagttggttaagacatctactttgtgcatgacaaaagtaatttttgaattgtttacagacagattatttcactgtatcacaattccagtgggtcagaagtttacatacactaaattgactgtgcctttaaacagtctacaaaattccagaaaatgatgtcaaggctttagatgcttctgattggctatttgacatcatttgagtcaattggaggtgtacctgtggacgtatttcaaggcctaccttcaaacgcagtgcctctttacttgacatacttccaaagttgtggcaaagtggcttaaggacaacaaattcagggtattggagtggccatcacaaagccctgacctcaatcctattgacaatttgtgggcagaactgaaaaagcatgtgcggtcctgtgtagctcagttggtagagcatggcgcttgtaacgccagggtagtgagttcgatccccgggaccacccacacgtagaatgtatgcacacatgactgtaagtcgctttggataaaagcgtctgctaaatggcatatattatgtgcGAGCAattaggcctacaaacctgactcagttacaccagctctgtcaggaggaatgggtcaaaattcacacaacttattatgggaagcttgtggaaggctaccagaaacgtttgacccaagttaaactatttaaaggcaatgctaccaaatactaattgagtgtatgtaaacttctgacccactgggaatgtgatgaaagaaatacaagctgaaataaatcattctctctactattattctgacatttcacatttttaaaataaagtggtgatcctaacggacctaagacagggaattttaactaggattaaatgtcaggaattgtgaacaactgagtttaaatgtacttggctaaggtgtatgaaacttcagacttcaactgtatcctccaaacaccggcttctctggcattatcacttaaataggCACCGGTGTATCAAGTTctcgaacagggagagggaaagaataAAGCCTGTAGTGAACAGAAGGGTTGAGTCACATAAACAACACAAAACAGCTTCCACAACTGACAACCTACgtctaatataatagagagagacaggctacCTAACAGAGTGAGAACGTATTTGCATACAGCAAGCATATAAACTtcgcaaaaaaagaaacatccctttgcaaagaccctgtctttcaaagataattcgtaaaaatccaaataacgtcacagatcttcattgtaaagggtttaaacactgtttcccaatgcttgttcaattaaacataaacaattaatgaacatgcacctgtggaacggtcgttaagacactaacagcttacaggcagtagacaattaaggtcacagttatgaaaacttaagataataaaaagaggcctttctactgactgaaaaacaccaaaagaagatgcccagggtccctgctcatctgcgtgaacgtgccctaggcatgctgcaaaggagacatgaggactgcagatgtggccagggcaataaattgcaatgtccgtactttgagacgcctaagacagcactagaGGGacacaggatggacagctgatcatcctcgcagtgacagactacgtgtaacaacacctgcacaggatcgggacatctgaacatcacacctgcgagacaggtacaggatggcaacaatcgcccgggttacaccaggaacgcacaatccctccatcagtgctcagactgtacgcaataagctgagagaggctggactgaggacttgtaggtctgttgtaaagcaggtcctcaccagacatcacaggtaacaacgtcgcctatgggcacaaacccaccatcgctggaccagacaggactggcaaaaagtgctcttcactgacgagtcgcggttgactcaccaggggtgatggttggatttgcgtttatcgtagaaggaatgagcgttacaccgaggcctgtactctggagcgggatcgatttggaggtggagggtctgtcatggtctggggcggtgtgtcacagcatcatcgtactgagcttcttgtcattgcaggcaatctcaacgctgtgcgttacagggaagacatcctcctccctcatgtgttacccttcctgcaagctcatcctgacatgaccctccagcatgacaatgccatcagccatactgctcgttctgtacgtgatttcctgcaagacaggaatgtcagtgttctgccatggccagcaaagagcccggatctcaatcccattgagcacgtcggGGACCGGTTGGATCGGaggatgagggctagggccattccccccagaaatgtctgggaacttgcaggtaccttggtggaagagtggggtaacatctcacagcaagaactggcaaatctggtgcagtccatgaggaagagatgcactgcagtacttaatgcagctagtTGCCACACCAGCTACTGACCGttactttgattttgaccccccctttgttcagggacacattattccatttctgttagtcacatgtctgtggaacttgttcagtttatctctcagttgttgaatcttatgttcatacaaatatttacacatgttaagtttgctgaaaataaatgcaattgacgtttcttttttttgctgagtttagatacaGGGTTTGAGTTGCATAGACAGCGGTGAGTGCAAGTAGGGAACATTCTAAAAATctttaccagtggaggctgcggaggggagaacggctcataataatggccggaatggAGTTTAAtagatggaatggagtaaagGATATCAAACATGTGTTTCAAACCGTTCTATTCACTCccttccagacattattatgagccgtcctcccctcagcagcccccaCTGATCTTTACATAACACTAAATGTATTAGTGTTGACATAATGTCCTATACCAACAAAGCATGGCTCCTAGAGAAGTTAATAGTAGCCTGATTAGAACCACTATATTATTTGTGAAACATGGAAATGCTGCTCTTACTTCATAACTTTGATGCGGAAGCGTAGGTCCCCTGGCTCTCCATCGATGTGAGGTTCGCCTTGAGACAGACGTAGTCGTGAGTTAGACACTGATACCACTTGTAAAcactttatttgattttttacgCCCATTATCCTGATGGTTGAGTAAGTAGCTTACCTTCCCCAATGAAAGGgtactccatctcatctctcactCCCTGTTCAATCTCCACCTCCAGAGTTCTCTCCTCATTCACCAGCCTGGGATCATAAGACATTATCATCCTCGTCACATAAAGAAAGAACTCATGGACTCCTGTGTTAACAGTCTTAACCAGATGCACAGTCAATATGACAGTATAGACAGAGGTTCCCAACCTTTCtcagttactgtaccaccaaactatattttgttatgcctggagtacccctgaagtatcccctcatgtgcattttttaccagtaggcctatggtctCACGAGTCTTCTCAAGTCACCCCTGTGGATTTgccaagtacccccagggtcctagtacccctggctGGAAACCACTGGTATAAAACACATCTTTAAAATGTATCCATTTGCACAGAcattctttttgttgttgttgttgcttacaGCACCCAACCCAACATGCACATGACAgggtaggaacaggacagagtcAACCACAAAGCAGCACCCCTGAAGCAGTGACTCACTTTATATTGGGACACTCATCACACACTACTTCCTGGCTCATCTGGAAGCGTCCAGGTCCGAGTTGCGTCGTCCTCATTTCCTGTCTGCAGTTGCATTTCCGTTTCCCAGGGGCCTCTTTGGCTACAGGCTTGTTACGAACAACCTGAGATGTACATATAGGTGATGAGATTAGGGCGTATGTGTTGGAATAGGGTAGGCCTGGTGGAGCATACAAATTGTATACAGTGACCATGTCAGAATACTCATACTTGCGTTCTAAATAGTATCATTTTGGATATGTGAAAATAGAAAGTTCTATAGTAGGTGACGTTTTTATTATTATTCAGTATGCTTTCAATGCCAGGATGTCATACTCCATTCAGCTTGatatctagtagaattcactgcacaCCATTGAAAAGAGTCGTTAGCCAACAGCTGATAAATCACACAAGGTTACGCAGCGTACCAGAATTAACGAATGGCGGGAATATACGCAATTGCACATTTTAGatgacacattctcagtatggagGAGCCTAGTATGTTATTTTATgcttattacatacatttttactAAACAGTGCAAAGTAGGTAGTTTGAGTAAGTAGTAGGCAAGACAGATTTTGGATATGGACAGTATATACAGAACACAATAAGGGTTGAAGTGTACCTCTACAAAGTTCCCAGAGTACACCTCTTCGAGTGTGACCTCCAGGTCCAGCACAATGTCATTTCCTCTGGGGATGTTCCTGTCCTGCTGTCCTTGCcggtttcctccaaacatgaagCCAAAGTCACCAAAGAAACTGGAAGAGGCAACAGAGTGTGAGGCGACAGAGTGTGAGGCGACAGAGTGTGAGGCGACAGAGTGTGAGGCGACAGAGTGTGAGGCGACAGAGTGTGAGGCAGAGTGTGAGGCGACAGAGTGTGAGGCAACAGAGTGTGAGGCAACAGAGTGTGAGGCAACAGAGTGTGAGGCAACAGTGGGGTAAGAGACATTATTTGAAATGTAGCCAGTGCTTTACATAGACAGGAGCTCACAGGAGCTGAGTACCGACACCTCAAATGttctgcttgagctcctgttcctcttacaGAATATTATCTCAAAAGTATTGTGTAGATCCTGCACCTAAATGTAAACAGTTCGGGCACTCAAAATGAGCACCGGCACCTATAGTGTACATGATGGTTTTAGAATATATGATCTCGGTGCTTAACAATGATATCCTCATCATACTTGTGGGTATATGTCTATGTAGTCGCTCCGAGACCAGGCTTACCAGGGCTTTACTTTGTAATAAATGCTTAATACCAGGCTGAAGTGTGTTAAATTACAAGCTCCTGCTACAAGCAGtacttgacttggactgaaatagtaACCTATTAGGTAAACCTCCTGTACCTGGAGAAGATATCATTGTGAGAACCATGGTGGCCCTCTTTCAGACCATCCTCTCCGTATGCATCATactgctttctcttctcttcatcAGAGAGCACCTACAAACAGCACAACATCAGGGATGAACTCTTTTTAAGTCACTGTAGAGATCATTGTTTCTTTACATTAGCGACATGAAATTAACTTCAATTACAAATTCTTAACATCACATTTCACCCACTTAAATAGCTTAACCATGCAATATGTATCAATCATGAAATTGGATGATGTTTCAAATCTACGCGTTATCAGTGATCATGATGACACTGGTGAGGTGCGCATCATGGAACGTTCACTGAGCCGCTCCGAGTGCTCCACGTCATGCTTTCATGAGAGAACACTGACCACAGTATGAGCCAATCAGAGGCAGCCACACGGTCTTCTTGGCCAATCAAAATCACTATGTCGTTTCCAACAACAAGAAAATAGGTCGCTTCAGTTTCTTACAAAATACTTTCGTTTCGGTGCCTCGATCGATCGTAACGAAAATGAGATGGCATGCTAAAGCCAAATATTACTACACACCCAGATCAAATGACTATTATAAAAGGTTAATAAATTATACATAACAATAGAGTACTATCATCTCAACACTCAGTTGCCATTCAGTTCTTTTACATCCCTTCATGAGACTGACAATGATGTTGATGGGTAGCTATTCTCAGAAATTATACCCAAGACAAGATCATCATGGCATGATATTGATAGCACATATTGTAAAACGAAAGTGCCATGCCGTGCCACAATTACCGTAGAGATAAGTGATACAGGGGTTCACTTCCTACCTCATAGGCTGACCCCAGGTCTGCGAATTTGTCAGCAGCAGTTGGGTCATCTTGGTTTCTGTCAGGGTGCAGCTGGAGAGCCAGTTTTCTGTAAGCTTTCTTGATGTCCCTCACAGATGCAGACTTGCTCACCCCCAAGATCTTGTAGAAATCTCGCCTGTAGATAGAGGTGAAAATAAGAGAGGGTGTCTAGCTACCTACCGGATCTTAGATAGTTTCCCTTCATGATAGTGACAAGTGGAGTAAGGTTCACAGACTAAGAAATCATTCAAAATGGGCATCACCCAGTCCAGAGTAATTCAGTTTTATATCAACGGCTCTCATTTTTGAGTACAAAGCCACTCTTCCATGTCATTCCCTCGAGTAGATAGACACGATTCACCATACTGGAAACAAAGGATCTGGCAGGGTGATGTACTCTATGAACAAGGGCTTTATTTACAGGGTTGTTCACGTTGCTGATATTGCTTATTTACCCCTCCAaatagtagctagctaacgttagctattttACACATGGAGAATGGGCTTCAGAAATTTAGACCAATCACAATTAAACATGTGTACCAGCTAGCGATACCGCGTTTGAACCGGTTTGACCATTGCAGAGACGGTGTGTTCGGGTAATATAGAAGTACTTACCCTGCAAGCACTGCTGTAACGAAATAAAGGGCAAGACAGCAAACACTGCATAGATTCATCCCTTTATCGGCCATAGATACCAGTATCTTCAAGAAACCAACAGAACAACCCGGCGTTTGCGATAGAGTTCCTTTCTGTCACTGATCCTTTTCCTTCTGTCAAATCAGAACCGCCCACATGCTGCCTGGAAGTCCCGCCTCCCGTGCTAACGCCCGCCCACCGTGTATATCAGCGGTACATCCTACATGCATCCAATAGAAAATATACTGCCAATTACATATATAGCTCTTAAAGAAACAGCAATAAAAGCCGGTGTACACTTTTTAAAAGATCTTTACAATATATTTTCTAGTGGATGCATGTAGAATGTGCATCGGATTCTTACAATTATTGCCCGGTGCCTTTCAGCAATATCGACAAAAAAAGAACCGTCAAAATATTATCCGTTTACGTCGGACTTGACGCACCACCGGGCAGTGCATTGTGCGCGCGACCGTCGCTCTGTGTAGTCGCGCGCAACAGATGAGAACCGGCAGTGGCGCCAAATAGGAAGAACGTCGACCGTTCTGTAGCTAGCTACGTGCTGATCACATTCACAGCACAGTAAACAAACCATAACCAGAAGCCAGGTAGCTAGCTAAATACTGTAAAGTACTAAACTTTTTTACTTATGAGGGAGCTTGATCACCAGTTACTTTTCCTGGAACTTCGAGGCAGGACCAGAAATCGCTTGGACTAGTGGAAACTTGCTGAACAAACCAAGGTAAACTTCGCATCAAGTGTTTTGTCTCTGCTAGTCTGACTGCTTTGTATCAGCTGCTAAGCCAtgttgctagctaactagctCTCTAACGTTCCCCtgctaaataaataaacaaagcaAATGCTGTCAGCTACCTACAGATCATCTCTAGTGGCCAGTTGTTGTCATGGGAACATCCGGCGTCCACTCTGTTAGCCAGGAAGGAACAGCAGAGTCAGACAACACAGACATCTGCAATGGAACAAGCAGTCACATAAATAAAATAGAACATTATTTAGAGTGCGTTAGTGCTCTAGCTAGTTATAAAGGGGATATTCTGTTTGCCCATAAGGTTAAAATTCAGCTTTTATAATACAGCTAGTTAGTTGCACTTTTAAACGAGTTCTCTAATAATACTGCAATATTGAACAGCAGACAGAAGCCACCAATGAATGGGTGAACTCTTGTCTACAATCTTCTAAATTCAATCACTACCATAGCTCAGATATCTCACCACACTCACTGTATGCTCACCCCCCTGTCTGACCTCTCACCCAGTTATTTTGttcttccactccctcctcctcctggcccACTAACAGCCATGGACcagggtggtggtgtggtggtgtggccTCGCATGGAGCCCTTCCTCTTGGGGGCTCTGCAGGTGGCACCCCCTACCAAACTCAGCCTGCACTACCTGCGCAAGATGGCTGCCTACGTGCGCTCGCGAGAGGGCTGCTTCCCCATGCTAGGCTGGCTCATGTGGAGGCACATTGCCTGTGGCAAGCTGCAGCTCCCTGAGGACCTGGCCTGGCTCTACTTTGAGACCTTTGACCTGCTGGCTGGTCATCCtgcagaggagaggctggagtGGGCTGAGAACCTGTCCCAGTGCTCCTCCCCCAGAGAGCTGGACCGCCAGAGGAGCAAGGTGAGCTGTGAGCACACTAGGGAGGGATGAGAAAAGGGCAGAGACCTGTATGACTATGTCCCCCAGGGATGTGTTGGCAGTTGGACTGTAATAATATCTATCCTGTTGTATCCTGCacttttttttttgtttaaaCAGACTTTGACACAGGAGTCTGTCCATTATCCTTTTAGGTATTGTTTGTGACACTGACCAATATCAAGTATTGGTTTGTGTTCAGAGTCTCTGtattttcctcttctctcttttctagTTGTGTGTGGACACGCTGcagttcctcctcttcctctacattcAGCAGCTGAACCGGGTGTCTCTGCGTACGTCTCTGATTGGTGAAGAGTGGCCAAGCCCCCGCTCTCGCTCCCCCTCCTCGGACCGCGAGGCAAAGACCAGCTCTCAAAATAAGGTCCTGTTGCTTTATATTGCTTACAAGTTTAATGGCAGGCTGAGAGTGTAAATGTACACAATCCGTTTTTACAATTAAGTCTCTCTAACCTATCTCTAAGCAAAACATATTCTGATGGTCTAGTTACTGACattttattataaactgggtggtttgagcccagaatgctgattggctgacagccataatatatcagaccgtataccatgggtatgacaaaacatttatttttactgctctaattatgttagTAAACAGTTTATAATTGCAATAaagcacctcgggggtttgtggtgtatggccaatataccactgctaagggctgtgGCCAGGCACTCCACGatgcgttgtgcataagaacagccttagccgtggtatattggccatataccacaccccctcgtgcctcaTTGCTTAAATATACTACCCCATTGCATTAGCTCCCATATCCATGCATTGTATCATTGTTCAGTCTTTTCACCCTGTTGCTGTGATCAGAACTGGGACGACCAGGCCCACCTGTCCTTCCTACAGACCCACCTGTGTGAACTGCTGGAGCTGCTAGTAGAACCAGGCCAGCTGTCAGGGTCCGGCCAAGCCGTGAAGGACAGCCAGGTCTCTCTGGAGGCTCTACAGGTGAAGCGAGGGAACATGGCCCGCATCCCAAATGGAAACCTATTccgtatacagtgcactacttttgaccagagccatctGGGctctgtagtagtgcactatatacggaaAAGGATGACTTTTGGATGCACTCATCCTCAACTATATATTCTTGTATAAAACAGTGAAAGGTTCCATAACATGCCCAATATGTTGCAGTGTTCATTCCGTTTTTTACAATACAACAATTTGCCTTTTCAGTAAACAACAATACAATAACATATTTTCTCTACAGGGCCTCAGCCTGCTGCTGGAGGGCTCAGTGTCCCGCGGCCGGAACATCCACCCCATCCACAAGCTGCTCTCCAGAGCCCCACTCCAGGCCCAAGCAGGGTACTCCAAACTCAGCCGCTCCTTCTCCCTGCACCCCCTGCTGGTATGGCTCAGACAGGCCCTCGTCCCCAACCCCTTTGGGATGTCAACCTGCCTGAGGTCTGGGAAGAAGCTGGCCTGGGCTCAGCAAGGTAGGTTACTACCACCCAAAGTAAACCCTAATGTGGATCATTCATTTATATTTAGATGCACAGTCAAATAAGGTGTGTTAGTATGTTTTATAGAAATGAGTGCGTTATCTTGTAACTGTTTTCTAGCTCACCTTTTTTCTGTTGGAGATGTAGAGAGCTATCAGGCTTGAAGcatggctgtctgtctgtgactgtctgttctcctgtcctcTAGTGGAGGGAGCTATGAAGAGAGCTAAGATCGCCCGGAACACCCACACGGCCCCCCCAGGCAGCAAGATGGTGCTGATGTCACAGGTGTTCAGACAGACCCTGGCCAAGGACTCAGACAAGCTATCAGGAGCTAACGTCAAAATACACCGCTGCAGTGACGCCTttatctacctcctctctccactcaggTGAGAGGTTCTCTACACATAGTCAGACTGGACACTACAGCTGTAGCATCCCCCGTCTAACTACAAAAACAGATCAATTTCAGTAGAAATATCGCTTTTCTTAGATGAGATGGCATTCCCCGTGGTGTGTGTTTCAGGTCAGTGAGCCTGGACAAGTGTCGTAACAGCACGGTAGTCCTGGGTCCCATCGAGACCAGTATCCACATCCAGAGCTGTGAGAACGTCAAGGTGGTGTGTGTGGCTGGCCGTCTAGCCATAGGGTCCTCCTCCTACTGTACCATCCATGCCCTCACCCCCACCCGGCCTCTACTGCTCCCTGGGAACACTGCACTCACCCTGGGGCCCTTCCACACACATTACCCCTCCCTGGAGGATCACATGGCCAGTGTGGGTTTAGCTGTGGTGCCCAATGCCTGGGACCAACCCTTTCTGGTGGGAGTGGAGGGTACCATCCCAGACCCTGGATCCTACAGGCTGCTGCCGCCCGCTGAGTTCTGCCCCCTTGTGGTGCCCTTCAGGATGGAGGGGGATACGTGTGAGGTGCCAGGTGGGCTGCCATCGCTGTACCAGAAGGCccatgaggagagggagaagagtgtACAGGACTGGCAGAAGATGGTGAAGGATGCCCACCTGAACAAGTGAGTCATTAACAGAGAAGACCAAACTGCTAGATTTATTAACAATGGAAATCTGACCTGGACTGAGAGAATGAAAACACAAACTGCTGCCCAGATTCCATGATCAATGTGAATTATGAAGCAACCCTTTTAAAATGTCTGATTTCCTACAGCGTTGTGAGCTCTGAGGGGTCTGGTAATGTTTCTCTTGTTCCTCTATTCAGTCATGCGTCTCTGTTTTCAGGGAGCAGCGACGTCAGTTCCAGGCCCTGGTGGAGCAGAAGTTCCATGAATGGCTGTTGGAGTCAGGACACAGGCAGGAGCTTGATAGCCTTATCCCCCCCTGCATCGCATCCCAGGACCCCTCGGACAGCGACAGCCTGGAGGCCAGAACCAATGACACCAGACAGGAAGGGTCATCTATACGGGAAGTGGGACAGACGCGTCTACCTTGCTGACTTTTTGGGTTCTTGTTGATGGAGATCCCCATACAAAGCTCTTGCCTTTGCCTCACAGTCAGCGGTTTGCCTCAGCCACTAGCACCTCTAATCCCTTTGTTTGCCTGCTGTCTGTCCACAGTTCCAGGCAGGATCTGATCTGAGgatcagtagactacagaaggAGGGTGGTCTGGTATAGACGACTGGCTCTGTTCTCGTCCCCTTCATCCAGCTGAGACTGTTGCGTCccgattctctacccttctcctgaagtgtgTACTTGTACACTCCCTCTCATTTATTTAACAACGGTGCTGATGTGCAGGGTAGAGAATCAGGACAGAGCCAGTGGTCATAGAGCACTTGGGGTACAATACCATGGTACCTATTGTTGGCCACACTGGTTAGATCTGTGTAGTGTGGTGCCTCTGCAGTGGGTACTGTACTATTGAAATAATAGGGAATCAGGTTGTGCTGTTCATCCAGAGATTGACCCTGTCCAGTATGTAGAAGAAATTAATTAATGTATTCATGTGATTGTACAGTATGTATGATATTACGTCTTAATATGCCTTTTCTGGTAGCATAGGAGAGAGGGTGTGATGAATTTAAAGGTCTGCCTCTTCAACAAATTCCAATGAATTTAGTACCTTCCTAGCCTGAGTGCCAATCTATTGTGCTATCATGTCAACTCCTTACTACTGTTTCAAAATGATCAATGGAGATGGCAAGAGCACACACAGATGTGGGACCAGGCTAGTACTTCCCTGGGATGGGTATTTGAAGCCTGTCGTCTTCAGACAACACGCACCTCTAAGAGGATGGATGACAGGGCACATTAGTGTAATGAGAAGAGAAACATGCCTTTGAGGGAGCAGTTCTATTCCACTATATGGGTTAAGGGACAGTGAACCTAAAGCAAAGATCTGTGTACTGTTAACATTAGCCTGGCATGGGCCAGAGGATGCTGATGTGTTAGGTAACCTAAGTCTATCCCTTCTTTGTTagtcctctcccttttcctcagTGTGTAGAAGGATGGATGATATTGTGGTTATGCCTTACTGCTGTAGCTTAGTTCTCAGTGACTTGCCTTTCAATTCAATTGCACTATGCTTCCCTGCCTACACAATTACAATGGTTTCTAAGAGCACAATTTTGTTAGTTCTCAAGTGTTCTTTAGACATCAATAAACTATTAGTGTTTTTGCCTTGACGTGCCATTTTATGTGTTGTTGATGATCAGCGTACTTTCCTAGAGACCCTGTATATCGACTTCAATGTTTACTTATACTGTTGGACTGACTCAACAT
This sequence is a window from Oncorhynchus gorbuscha isolate QuinsamMale2020 ecotype Even-year linkage group LG01, OgorEven_v1.0, whole genome shotgun sequence. Protein-coding genes within it:
- the LOC124048297 gene encoding dnaJ homolog subfamily B member 11-like, yielding MADKGMNLCSVCCLALYFVTAVLAGRDFYKILGVSKSASVRDIKKAYRKLALQLHPDRNQDDPTAADKFADLGSAYEVLSDEEKRKQYDAYGEDGLKEGHHGSHNDIFSSFFGDFGFMFGGNRQGQQDRNIPRGNDIVLDLEVTLEEVYSGNFVEVVRNKPVAKEAPGKRKCNCRQEMRTTQLGPGRFQMSQEVVCDECPNIKLVNEERTLEVEIEQGVRDEMEYPFIGEGEPHIDGEPGDLRFRIKVMKHPVFERRGDDLYTNVTISLVEALVGFEMDITHLDGHKVHIVRDKITKPGARVWKKGEGLPNFDNNNIRGSLIVSFDVDFPETQLNDNQKEGVRAILKQASVQKVYNGLQGY
- the tbccd1 gene encoding TBCC domain-containing protein 1, which gives rise to MDQGGGVVVWPRMEPFLLGALQVAPPTKLSLHYLRKMAAYVRSREGCFPMLGWLMWRHIACGKLQLPEDLAWLYFETFDLLAGHPAEERLEWAENLSQCSSPRELDRQRSKLCVDTLQFLLFLYIQQLNRVSLRTSLIGEEWPSPRSRSPSSDREAKTSSQNKNWDDQAHLSFLQTHLCELLELLVEPGQLSGSGQAVKDSQVSLEALQGLSLLLEGSVSRGRNIHPIHKLLSRAPLQAQAGYSKLSRSFSLHPLLVWLRQALVPNPFGMSTCLRSGKKLAWAQQVEGAMKRAKIARNTHTAPPGSKMVLMSQVFRQTLAKDSDKLSGANVKIHRCSDAFIYLLSPLRSVSLDKCRNSTVVLGPIETSIHIQSCENVKVVCVAGRLAIGSSSYCTIHALTPTRPLLLPGNTALTLGPFHTHYPSLEDHMASVGLAVVPNAWDQPFLVGVEGTIPDPGSYRLLPPAEFCPLVVPFRMEGDTCEVPGGLPSLYQKAHEEREKSVQDWQKMVKDAHLNKEQRRQFQALVEQKFHEWLLESGHRQELDSLIPPCIASQDPSDSDSLEARTNDTRQEGSSIREVGQTRLPC